The window TCGAAACCATGGATGGATAAACTGCGAGTTTTGAAGAATGCGGCGTCTACGCGGCCTTTGTCCGCTAGGATTTTCAAAGCCATTGCTGATCCGCCTACCACAAGTTTGCAGCGTTTGAAGGtctaataattttctttctcatGAAAGCATCATGTTACAGTTATGAATTAGTGTTGCAACTTTCTCTGCTGCTAGATTGTTTTGAATGTGTATGAATTGGGGATTTGGTGTTTCGTATCTTGAAGTAGCTTTTGATTTGGTAGGGATTGACAACTGGTGGACTTCCGACTTTTGTGGATGTTGGAAATAGCTTTGGTGCACCTGCAATTGTGGAAGATAACTTCATAAACCAGGTAGGTCTTCTTTTTGGCTTTTTGCTTGAATGCTTGTCATTTGAAATATCGGATTACTAGTTCACTTCCAGATTGAAACagtattttattgaatttctgTTAATTcaaatgtatgtatgtattcacTTACAGTTGGTTCAAAACGGGAAGAAAGTTGTTATGATGGGGGATGATACATGGACACAGTTATTTCCTCATCATTTTGAAAGATCATATCCATACCCTTCTTTTAATGTCAAAGATCTTCATACGGTAGGCCTTATGTCCTGTTAAGCCTGATATTTTAGTAGCCTTTTAATGCTTGCAATATATGCTGAGTAGGGTTGGCTTTACTCTTTTTGTTTGGTCCATCAATTCAATTTCTATGACATATTGCTGCTTATTTTCTAGGTTGACAATGGATGCATAGAGCACCTATTACCATCCCTATACGAAGAAGATTGGGATGTTCTTATAGCACATTTTCTTGGAGTGGTATGCTTGATTTTGTTTCATAGTATTCAGCTAATAATCTTAATATCTGCATTCTATACCCTGTTTTTCCTATTCTCATTCAGCACCATTATGATAAGTAATTTTTGCCTTGTTCTGTATGGTATTCTGCTTGGTTCAGGATCATGCAGGACATATATTTGGTGTTGACTCCACCCCAATGATAGAAAAGTTGGAGCAATACAATACCATTTTAGAGGTAACTTTCTGTAATTcttgattttacaaaatttgtgGTAATCTTGTATTCATGTTTTAGTTGGATTAGTATTTGCCTATTTGGTGATTTCCATGAGTTAATAAGCAAACTAACCTAAATTCTTTTAGAGAGTTATTGAAGTTCTGGAAAATCAGTCTGGACCTGGGAGCTCACATGAAAATACTATGCTTGTGGTCATGGGTGACCATGGACAAACCCTAAATGGTGATCATGGCGGTGGGAGTGCTGAAGAGGTGTGTACAACACCTATGGTGTCTTTTCAtatgcttatttatttatttatatattttccccCAATTTGACTTATGATATTTGTGATGACATCGTGCAGGTGGAAACTGCCATTTTTGCAATGAGTTTTAAGAAGCCTCTTTCTTCTGTGCCCTCAGAATTtgattcttgttcttgtcaacTAGATCTGGTATTTACTATCCCTTTTGAAGTTTATACATACATAGACAATAAACATGTTGGTGTCTTTAAGTTTCTTTTATATCTCTTTCCAAATTCCGTCAATCTTTTACTTCCTCTTGCACATGCTCATTACCTCTAGTGCTAGAAAAGTCAAGAAATAGTTTTAGAGAATTGGGAGTGGTAGAATAACATATTGTTATGTATAAGTGATTGAAGGGCCATTGGAAAACTAAAACATTAACTTCATGCACACAACACATTACCTAATATATCTAACTTAAAGGATATGCTTGAATAAATATTCATTCTACTCATAGGCAGTGTGATACTGTGATCAATGCTACTCTACTCTGATTAGTGGTTCTCACAATCATGAAACTGACAATTGATCTAATAGCAATAACCAAGGCACAGGAAGTGCCCGGTCCACACCGTTTACTTTTTTCCCTGCCGCCAGCCAACAATCCCCACACCCTCCTCCGCACGCATCCATTAGACGCCTGTTGTCTGAGGAACTCGCCACTCGTCGCGACAAGGGCCTCTGTTACCATTGCGAAGAAAAATGGTCACAGGGCCATCGCTGCAAGCCTCGTCTTCAGATGTTCATCGTAGAAGACGACGAGGACTTCCCCGATGAGATTCCGCCTTTGGAAATGCCCTCAACCCCCTCTACCACTTCGACCACGCCCCAAATCCCACAGCTTAGCCTTCATGCCCTCGCAGGGATGCCGGTTCCAGAGACTTTCCGCGCGTATGGCACCATCAACCACCATCGTGTAGTGGTCCTCATCGATGGAGAGAGCACACACAATTTCCTTCAGGACCGTATCGCCAAGTTCCTGTCTCTCCCCTCATCTACGACCCCACCTATGCAAGTAATGGTGGGTAATGGCACCACCATGACCTGTGACAGGCACTACCGCCAGGTCCCTCTCCACATGCAAGGTCACCGATTCGAGGTCGACCTATACGCTTTACCCCTCAGTGGCGCCAATGTAGTCTTAGGGGTTTAGTGGCTTCAGGATCTCGGACTCGTCACCACGGACTATAACCATCTCACCATGACATTTCAGTTTATGGGCCAGCCCATTACTATACAAGCCGATATTCCACTCCAGCCCACACCGGCCTCAGCCCAACAACTTCGCCGCCTGTTCCACACCGAGAGCGTCTCGGCCCTATTCCAACTTGCCATCGTCACCAAACCCACTCCGACAACCCATCCACCCCTGTTATCGACCCAaacccaccaccaccaccacctgccCTCACCTCTCTATTAACACGGTTCGCAACAATCTTCCGTGAACCAACCACTCTCCCTCCCTCATGCCCCATCACCCACCATATCCATCTTCAACCTAATTCATCCTTGATAAACGTCCGCCCATACCGTTACCCGCATTCCCAAAAGGCCGAGCTGGAGAAACAGGTGGTGGCCATGCTTTCAACTGGCCTTATCCGCCTAAGCCAGAGCCCCTTCTCCTCACCCGTCCTATTGGTGAAGAAGAAGGACGACACCTGGAGATGCTGCGTGGACTATCGAGCTCTCAACTCTGTCACGGTCCGCGACAAGTTTCCTATGCCCACCATCGATGAACTTCTCGATGAGCTTGGCCGTGCTTGTTGGTTCTCAAAACTTGATCTTCGCCAAGGATTTCACCAAATCTGCGTGGTAGAGGAAGACATTCCTAAGACGGCATTTCGGACCCACCACAGGCACTATGAATCTGCGTTATGCCTTTCGGTTTGTGCAATGCACCCTCTACCTTCCAGGCGACCATGAACGAGCTCCTCAGGCCTTTTCTCCGCAAGTTCGCTGCAATATTTTTTGATGACATACTGGTATACAGCATGTCGTTGACTGATCACTTAGACCATTTGGAGCTCATCCTGCAGGCCCTGACCAACGGAGAGTTTTATCTTCGTCGTTCTAAATGCCTTTTTGCTCGCCGCCAACTACAATACTTGGGTCATATTGTGTCCACCGATGGCGTCGCCCCCGACCCGGAAAAGATTCAGACCATGGTCAACTGGCCTCGTCCATTGTCCACCACGGAATTGCACGGGTTTTTGGGCCTCACTGGGGTAGCAACCACCTATAGAGAATTCCAGAGCAATTAGATATTTTCAAATTCTGTAACTAACTGTTGTTAGGCAGTTAGAGAATCATCTATATATGTAATAGTGAATTAATGAATAAAGGCAGAGAAGAATTTCCTTATCTTAATATCTTTAGCAGTAGTGTAGAATACTCTACCATGATCTTTATAATTCTATGcttggattttaattttttctgggTAAATTACATATCAGGATGGGAAGAATGTTTGTATCAGCACCATGCAGCAGGTTAGGAAAGCTTTTCTGTTTTAATGGAATTTTGAACAcctcatataattttatatattgattCCTTTATGTATCCCTAATCCCCTATCATCCTTTACAGCTTGACTTTGCAGTAACAGTATCAGCATTGCTTGGCATACCTTTCCCTTACGGAAGGTGCAGTGTAAGCATCCTGTCTATGTTGCTATTgtctttgtttgttttcttttatattagtATAGCTATATATTTAGCTAATGTATTGACTCAACTGGCTTTATAtatttctcactttttttttttccgttaTGAACTGTGGGTTAAATGGGAGGTTATTTCGGTCTCATAATTTCGGATTTAGTATTTGATGTTTTAAGGTGGTTTGCAAGGACATAGGATAATTATTGCTTAAAAGTATCGGTTTTAAGTGTTACTTGGTGTTGACAATTTACAGAAAATCACTGGAAGTTGAAGGggattgtaatttatttttaaagaaaatttaaagaggataaatgaatatatagtaaaattttggagcaATTGTGCCTAAGTAGATGTCTATCCCATCATCCAGCATTTAGAGTTGCTAGAGGGCTTTAGAAACTTTAGTTACTTAGTCTTGATAGAAATGTTAGATATATATGATAAACAAAATGAAGCACCTGTGCAATTCCTGCAGTCAagttcaataaatatattgtgCAACAGAACATTAATCTCATGTATATATTAGCCTCCAGATTTCTGGACTTAAGCCTTGTTGATTGGTCACTTTGCTGGCCTTGTCTGAATGTCCTGAGTCCTATTCTCAAATCATTTCcttaatctggaagcttctatTTTAATGTTTggtttcattttcttatatGCCATCATGTAAAAATTTCTTGATGGGAACTATGTTAAGTACTCACAATATCATTTTCTTGGTCCTCAGCATTGGTCACATCAATCCTGAATTATATGCATTAGGAGCTGATAGTTGGAATTCGGATGCCTCTCAAAAGCTATCAGAATCAGATATCTGGATGCAGAATTATGCTAATGCACTGTGCATAAATTCTTGGCAGGTACTTGTTGAATCTTATACTCTAAATTATGAGTTACTGTTTCTACAATTTTTCTACTCAAATTTTGGCTATAAAGTTGTGAAATGGACCTTGATGGTGTGGTGCACTTCAAAAGTTAGAATACCTCCCTTTCCTGGATGCAGCATTTGCTCTTATTTCTCCTCAGAGATATTTGTTGACTTCAAAAACACAGCAATATCCTTTACTTCTTCCTGTTTCATTTAACAAAATTCTTGTTTTTACTTTTGAGAACCCCATGCTTACTTTTTAACAAAGGGTTTTCTGTTGGAGTTTGATAGTTGATACCACAAAGCTGCTCAAGCATATCCTgtattttctttctcatttaaaatatgttaatattttcCAGACTGAAACAAACATATCCTgtattttctttctcatttgaaAATATGAGGACTTAAAAATgcacttttttatttacatataaaGAGTTTAATAGGTATGgtcaatataaaagtttttatattgtCAACCAATCAGAAATCATTCTTGGTATAGCTTTAAaggtagttattataaaaatttacaaatttaccATACATGATGGTTTGTGATTGGATGATAGTGTAAAAGATCTTTATGATGTTAGTGTCAAtgcatgtattatttatttataaaaaatgctttgacatttttgtaatgtaAGTAAATTTAGTTTCACATTGTTACATTCTagcctttttatgttttcaaaatggCTTCACTTTACTTTAAGGAAATCTTGGGTTTTACTACCATCTCTTTTTGGGTGTTTATTTATGGCAACCAATAATGATACAAGCTGTTACTTAGGGGAGTGTGTGAGGGAGATAGTTTAGTCATTTCAATGATGCTTTTCTCCTTGCCTAGGTGAAGAGATATGTAGATGCTTACTCAACTTCATCAGCGGTTGGATTTTCCCATGATGACTTATCACGAATAGCAAGTGTTTATGCTCAAGTGGAGAATCATTGGTCACATTCCACAAAAAAGCTTTTGCTTGATAGACAAAATGACAGTGATACATTAGTGCCTGCACTTAAGAGACAAATTGATGCATACTTCAAGTTTCTAACAACAGTCTCTGAGTTAGCTCGGTCTAAATGGACTGAATTTGATTTGAACATGATGGGAACTGGCATTGGAATCATGTTAGTATCACTTATATTTCAAGTTTTTACTATTTTAAGGGCAAACAAGAAGCATGGCGTAATGTTCTCATCTTCTGGAGATTCTTGCATTATCACTGGctcaattttcacaatttttttactgGGCATTCGTGCATGCAGTTTCCTTTCAAACAGTTATATCTGTAagtgtgaagtatttttttttcatggacaTTCCACTTCGATTGTCAACGATGTTTAACATAgtcattgtttttcactcaatcTGTTTTGTCAGTGGAGGAAGGGAAAGTAGCAAATTTTCTTTTGAGCACATCTGGAATTGTGACATTACGCCAATCAGTTATCCAGGGGAAGCTTTTAAAAGAag of the Glycine max cultivar Williams 82 chromosome 13, Glycine_max_v4.0, whole genome shotgun sequence genome contains:
- the LOC100796578 gene encoding GPI ethanolamine phosphate transferase 3, with amino-acid sequence MKQSEATSLAARKRGKWGYIWPMWTSLLLHLLAILLFTTGFLLTRTELPYHSHCSDVSHSPCFSSNNNGSCWTKPATNRLLIIVLDALRFDFVAPSTFFAESKPWMDKLRVLKNAASTRPLSARIFKAIADPPTTSLQRLKGLTTGGLPTFVDVGNSFGAPAIVEDNFINQLVQNGKKVVMMGDDTWTQLFPHHFERSYPYPSFNVKDLHTVDNGCIEHLLPSLYEEDWDVLIAHFLGVDHAGHIFGVDSTPMIEKLEQYNTILERVIEVLENQSGPGSSHENTMLVVMGDHGQTLNGDHGGGSAEEVETAIFAMSFKKPLSSVPSEFDSCSCQLDLDGKNVCISTMQQLDFAVTVSALLGIPFPYGSIGHINPELYALGADSWNSDASQKLSESDIWMQNYANALCINSWQVKRYVDAYSTSSAVGFSHDDLSRIASVYAQVENHWSHSTKKLLLDRQNDSDTLVPALKRQIDAYFKFLTTVSELARSKWTEFDLNMMGTGIGIMLVSLIFQVFTILRANKKHGVMFSSSGDSCIITGSIFTIFLLGIRACSFLSNSYILEEGKVANFLLSTSGIVTLRQSVIQGKLLKESIGFLILSTLCRFAIEVGLSKQAATSAFMKDYTSWIINIASGLPVWDYAAEVIPMVVLILLAAWLYKATSGSLFDWPWKYVILGTILSYMLIIVHWITDSDRFGGTLMSQNIGRTYIPRIIYAIALGQLLLLTFGQLFKNSSLDCKTILVAKTMAILSAWSSTVILLSGKQGPMVAFASIVGGYFIMKFVNVEGGKDEPHRSFSIMQWSLFATCLFFCSGHWCAFDGLRYGAAFIGFEEFVLVRQAILLAIDTFGFSIILPVFGLPLLVATKYQANLGKHFIFTQLSQMYTTYGLITAITTTFTILCVTIQRRHLMVWGLFAPKFVFDVFNLILTDVLICLASIYYFDQGKDDQELKS